From Quercus robur chromosome 8, dhQueRobu3.1, whole genome shotgun sequence:
CTAGTCAAAGAGGTGGTGGGTCTTGTGCACATGACCCACTAATAGACACTCCACGTGAAATGCGcacctcaaaaaaaagaaaaaaagaagaagaagaagaggaaaacgcTGAAAACGCAGACGTGTAGGAAATAAGCCCAATCCAAACATATACTTAGGCTGcatttggttcaatgtaaaTTGAATTCCAAGTGTAAAATGAATGCAGGAGAAAGTGAATTCCtgtaaagaaaatgaaatccgGGTGTTTGGTTCTGCAATGGAAAATAGTCTAGAAAATgatttccagtgtttggtaacattttgaaaatgctattttcctacaaatttttcacattttttcaaCTATTTTCTCAGctcccaaacaaattttataacagaaaaattcaaaatatacacttaacacaaccaaaaattaaaataaaaacatcttttaTTAACAAACTCggtgagaggaggaagaaagagtaagagattgagggaaagagaggatCAGAGTGGATGGAGGCAGTGGGCGGCCAGATCGGGTGGGTTTTGGGATGGAGTGGAGTAATCTGGTGGTCGATGGTGACCAGATCGATGATCGGTGGTGGCGGCCAGATCGACTAGTGCGTTGGAGAGGTGGGTCTTAGGTGTTTGTGGATCGGTGATGAGGGAGGGGTGGGCTGAGATCTTCAAGTGTGTGATGTCTGTGAGGAGTGGGTTGGTGGTCAACGACGTTGAGTAAGAGGGAGAAGAAGCGTTGAggaataagagagaaaaaaaaaaaaaaaaaaaaaaaaaaagcttggtTGGTGCGTGATTTGGGCGGTGGGGCTGGCATGATCGAGGTTGGCCGAAGGGgtgttctctctcttcttgctctctccctctctctctctctctttgtctgtGAGTGCTGGAATCCATTTAAAGGTAAAATAGAAACTGAAATTGATTTCCGGCTTAGGAGGGGTATTTTACAGTCAAtgtgaaaattgattttcatTTGACCCAATTTTCTGTGCTTACCAAACATATAGGCTGGTATAAAATGATTTCTTGAAATCATTTTCAGTCAAAACAAATGCACCCTTagtataattaattaatttagtaattaaaGAGAGTGTAAATCATTTATTGGAGagatataaatttaatttttaaaattaaccatctaaattattattttaaaaaaaatgaaaatgaaaaaaagaaaagaaaacgaGATCGAATTGCCAAAACGAAATAGCTTTGAGTAAACTGTTAAGAGTACAGATATGGTGTTCAAATAAAGCGAGAAAGAAGGGAAACGCATTTCCTTTCCGGTaccggaattttttttttttaaaaatggccTCACCGGCATCTCCACTTCAGAGATCCAACCCTTCTCCTCTCCAACGCCTCTCCACCTTCACCAACCCAACCTTCTCAACCAGCACCACCAACATCGCCACCGCCACGTCAGCACTCGACTCCATAGCCTCCGATCCCATTCTCTCCGCCTTCCTCTCCCCATCCTTCTCCACCACTTCGTTCTCCTCCGCCGCCCTCTCCTCCGGCTCACCCGCCTCCACCGCCGAGAAACTCCACTCCGCGATCCGACTCCTCGACTCTCAGCTCCGCCACGAGGTTCTCTCTCGCCACGACGACCTCCTCTCCCAGCTCTCCTCTCTCCACCACGCTAACGTCGCACTCTCCACCCTCCGCTCCTCCGTTTCCTCCCTCCAATCCTCCATCCGCAAAGTCCGATCCGATCTCTCCGACCCGCTCCGATCCATTAACTCCCAAACGATCCAACTCTCCAACCTCCACTCCACCTCTCACCTCCTCGGCCACTCACTCCGCGCTCTCCGCCTCTCCAAGAAGCTCCGCGACCTCGCCTCCGTCGACGACACCGAAAAACTCGATCTCGCCAAGGCTGCACAGTTCCACTCCGAGATCCTCGCGCTTTACAACGAGTATGACCTCGCCGGCATCGATGTAGTCGACGAAGAGCTCAAATTCGTTAAGGAAATCGGGGAGAAACTCCGATCCGAAGCAATGAAGGTGTTGGAGAGAGGAATGGAGGGATTGAATCAAGCTGAAGTAGGAACAGGATTGCAGGTTTTCTATAATTTAGGGGAACTGAGAGCTACAGTGGAGCAATTGGTGAATAGGTATAAGGGAATGGCAGTGAAGAGCATAGGTGCGGCATTGGATATGAAGGCGATAACGGGATCTGGGGCGGTGTTCGGGCCGGGAGGAGTGAGAGGAAGTGGGACACCGCAGATAGGTGGAGGGGCGAAGGCGAGGGAGGCATTGTGGCAGAGAATGGGGAGTTGTATGGAACAGTTGCATTCCATAGTGGTGGTAGTGTGGCATTTGCAGAGAGTCTTGTCCAAGAAAAGGGATCCCTTTACTCACGTTTTGCTGCTTGATGAGATCATTCAGGTAGTAACTGATAATATGAACCCTTCAATTTGCTTGTTCTTAGTTCTTGTTTCTTTAGTTTATGCCaaatttatatcttttaatatatatatatatatatatatatatttatataaatatgtcCTGCATATCTAGAATCTTGAACAACTAGGATTTTGATTGATTGGAGTGATTATCTAATGAATATTGTGGTCTATGGCTTGAAGGGAAGATTCTCACTATAGAAAATCTAGTTAGAAGAGGCATAGTGATGGTAAATTGGTGTGTAATgtgtgaaaattttgatgaaaatgTCAATCATTTGCTACTATGTGTCTAGAATATTGAGCAACTAGGATTTTTTCAATGATTGGAATGGTTATCTAATGAGTAGTGAAACTTCCGAGGTAGGTAGCTTGTTGTGGTCTATGGCCTGGGAGAAGATTCTCACTATAGATAATCTAGTTAGAAGAGGCATGGTGATGGTGAATTGGTGGTGTGTAGTGTGTAAAAATAGTGATGATAATGTCGATCATTTGCTACTGCATTATTGTTCAGTAGCTATGGATTTATGGAATTCTATATTTGTAGCTTTTGGAGCGAGGTGGGTGATGCCTGAGATGGTGAAAGGAGTGCAATGTTGCTCCCTGAGATGGTGAAGTTCCAAGACTATCAGAAATAGGGTGTGCAATGTTGCTCCCTGTTTAATGTGGCATGTtgtatggagagagagaaatagggGGACGCTTGAAGAACATGAATTATCTATAGAGATATTCAAATCTCAGTTTGTACGGTCTTATTCTATTGGCTATATATGTAAGGTTTTGTAGGAATTAGTATCATAGATAGGTTGCAGTTCATTATTTTTCAAGGAGTCTTTTGGAACATCTTATAGGagcaatttttcaaattttgtactACATTGGATCATGGGGTTGTGAGGCATcaaagtttataattttatgaaGAAATATTATTGATGATAAAATTTCCATTAAAAGTGCATGTAAGTGTGTGAGATAATTAGGTTGGTACTCTCTTTGCATCCACTCTTATGTTACACTGTCTGCTTCTTATGCGGATTTTCTGCCAACATTTTTGAATCTGTGGTGTTACCAACGTCTTTGTATTTTGAGTATAGGGCTTTCAAGAGTGTGTAGGTGGTAATTCTTTCCTTCTTATTGCTCTTTTACATTTGTAAGTCTATTATTGTAAAGTGCTTCTGCTTCCACATTGTAATTCTGTTTTTTGCATCTTGCTTCCACATTCCCTCCCTGTTTCCAGCCCTATCTCTCTCATCATTCTTGTGTAATAGCTATGCATTAGTTAAGAGAAACATTGTTAGCTTACATTCTCTGTGTCTGGGGCTTGTCTTTATTCAATTGTGTCTGGCATTATGTTGGTTAAAGAGTTACAATCTCATATGAGACTGTATCAGCTGTCTCGCAAGGGTACATAAATGTCAAGGTTCATGAAGTTCTTGTGTCAAAAGTGACAAGGGAAAGATATGGTTATTAGATAGGTTTCTCACATGCCATATGTATCCGACAAATGTTTCCAGCAGTGGAATAgggaaaaattttcatttattttaattttaatattgaatTGTTGAACTAGGAACACATCTCATTAAGAattattttgaaactcaatCAGAGGTGACTACTATATAGAAAATTCATCTTGTTCTTGGCTTTGTGTACCAACAAACCTTTCATTAAGTGTCTGTTGTTCTCACTTatgttttcatttcttttaataatcTCTGCTCAGTTTTCCTTGTACAAAGTGATACACATGCACCATATACCTACAGTTATCAATGAATAGTTAATATTTGTCTTGGATTTGTTtctgaaatatattataatattctGCTTGCTTGAGTTGTGATTCCTTTCTGATTTGCTCTATTGACTTGCTCTAAGATCTTCCATAAGAAATATTATTTGACTTATTATGTTAATGCGCTTGGCAGTCCTCATGTCTTTTTTGCTATTAATTTTTTACCTTTCCAGGATTTTTCCTTTATTCCTTTCACTTACATTAGCTGCTACTTGGTTAGGAAGGTGATTCTATGTTAACAGATCGAGTCTGGGAGGCACTTGTGAAGGCTTTTGCAAGTCAAATGAAGTCAGCTTTCACTGCATCAAGTTTTGTTAAAGAGATATTTACTATGGGATATCCCAAACTCTTCTCCATGATAGAAAATCTTCTTGAAAGAATTTCACGTGATACAGATGTCAAAGGGGTTTTACCTGCTATCAGTTCAGAGGGGAAGGATCAAATGGTTGCAGCTGTTGAAATATTCCAGACAGCATTCTTGGCTCTGTGCTTGGGTCGCCTGTCAGATCTCGTGAATACTGTATTTTCTGTGTCCAGCCGTGGAAATGTTCCCACCAAAGAGCACATCTCAAGGATCATATCACGCATTCAGGAGGAGATTGAAGCTGTTCAGTTGGACGGGCATTTGACTCTTCTTGTCTTGCGTGAAATTGGCAAGGTTTTGATCCTGCTCGCACAACGTGCTGAGTACCAggtaaattttatttacatGAGAAAAAccagattttatcaatggatGTAGATGCCTTTTTAATGACTAGAATGCCTAATGTGCCCAGTAACTCAAGTTGTTGCCTTTTTTCATCATGCTGGTTGAATACATTGAGTTGTTTGCTTATATCTAATGATTTGCTTACCTTGTAAGTAGGAATTACTTGAGCTGCTCAGCATTGTGTCTTTGATACACCTTACCAGTCAGACTGCAAAACCTGCAACCCCAAACTGAGAGAACTTTGATTTtagcctcttttttttatttttttaaattataattttttttttaaaagccccTGCCTACTGAAAATTCTACACCTTTTCCTATTTCACCTTCTATCAAATTTGTATTAGTAATATGCAAGCCAGTTTTCACCTTTTCCTATTTCACCTTCTATCAAATTTGCTTACCTTTTCCTATTTCACCTTCTATCAAATTTGTATTAACGCATCTTATTAATCACCCTACTGGTTGGTGTGAAACTTGCATTT
This genomic window contains:
- the LOC126696732 gene encoding conserved oligomeric Golgi complex subunit 5 produces the protein MASPASPLQRSNPSPLQRLSTFTNPTFSTSTTNIATATSALDSIASDPILSAFLSPSFSTTSFSSAALSSGSPASTAEKLHSAIRLLDSQLRHEVLSRHDDLLSQLSSLHHANVALSTLRSSVSSLQSSIRKVRSDLSDPLRSINSQTIQLSNLHSTSHLLGHSLRALRLSKKLRDLASVDDTEKLDLAKAAQFHSEILALYNEYDLAGIDVVDEELKFVKEIGEKLRSEAMKVLERGMEGLNQAEVGTGLQVFYNLGELRATVEQLVNRYKGMAVKSIGAALDMKAITGSGAVFGPGGVRGSGTPQIGGGAKAREALWQRMGSCMEQLHSIVVVVWHLQRVLSKKRDPFTHVLLLDEIIQEGDSMLTDRVWEALVKAFASQMKSAFTASSFVKEIFTMGYPKLFSMIENLLERISRDTDVKGVLPAISSEGKDQMVAAVEIFQTAFLALCLGRLSDLVNTVFSVSSRGNVPTKEHISRIISRIQEEIEAVQLDGHLTLLVLREIGKVLILLAQRAEYQISTGPEARQVSAPATAAQLKNFTLYQHLQEIHTRISSMITGLPSIAADVLSPSLGAIYGVACDSVTSLFQAMLERLESCILQIHDQNFGVHGMDAAMDNNASPYMEELQKCILHFRSEFLSRLLPSSTNAATAGTETICSRLVRNMASRVLIFFIRHASLVRPLSESGKLRMARDMAELELAVGQNLFPVEQLGAPYRALRAFRPLIFLETSQLVSSPLLHDLPLSVILHHLYSRGPEDLQSPLQRNKLTNVQYSLWLDSQGEDQIWKGIKATLDDYAANVRARGDKEFSPVYPLMLQLGSSLTKNAPAS